In Henriciella litoralis, the genomic window TGATCCTCGAAGTTGGTCTGGGCGGGCGGTATGACGCCTCGAATGTGATTGAAAAGAGCGCGGTCTCCGTGATTACGCCGATCGATTTTGATCACATGCAATTTCTTGGAAATACGATCGAGAAGATTGCGAGCGACAAGGCGGGCATTCTGAAGCCGGGTTGCCCCGGCGTGTCGGCGATCCAGCGGCCAGAAGCGCGGAGCTCGATCGAGGCCGAGGCGCTGAAAGTCGGCACCGAGGTCTCGTTTCTGACCCCAGAAGATGTTGCCGCGATTTTCCCGCCACTGGGCCTTGCCGGGAAGCATCAGTTTTCGAACGCGGCGCTCGCGGCAAAGGCGCTGCGGCAATGGGGCCATCCGGCGATTGATGACCGGGCGATCCTGACCGGTTGCGCGACAGCGAATTGGCCAGCGCGGATGCAGCGCCTCTCGGATGGACCGGTGACCGCGATGGCGGGTGGTCATCCGGTCTGGCTCGATGGCGGGCATAATCCGCATGCGGCGCGGGCGATTTCCGAGACGCTGGATGATCTCGATCGGGAAGAACCGGCGCGGCGGACGATGCTGGTCTCGGCCATGCTCGCGACCAAGGATGCAGCGGGTTTCTTTTCGGAACTCGCTCGGCCGGGCCTAAAGGTTTTCACGACCGAAGTGGTCGATAATGAGTTTACGGCGAGCGCTGAAGACCTGGCTGAAGCAGCCCGTGAGGGCGGGGTTGAGGCAACGGCCTGCCCGTCTTTCGAGGCGGCGATGAAAGCGGCGCTTGAGGCGGGCGCTGAGCGGATCTTGATCTGCGGTTCGCTTTATCTCGCCGGTGATGTGCTGCGCCAGAACGGTGATTTGCCGAAATAGAACGGTTTTCAAGATTTGTCGCTGAGCTTGCGGCCACACGCTCGCTATGAGGATGTGGTCAGGGGCGCAGGTTTGGGGGTTACATTTGCCTGAGATCCCCGCTTTCGCGGGGAAGATCGGATGTTAAGGCGGGGCGCGATATTTAGCTTGAGCTGAAAAAGCGCCTCAGCCCGGCATTGAGCTCGAACGCCAATAGATTTGGTAGCCCGTCCAATTTTTGCCAGTTGCGACGCGGGCGTTTTTCGTAAGTGCAAACAGGCCGCATTTCGCCATTGGCGCGAAGCCTGCGAAGTCGAAAGGCCATGCGCCGGGCCGCTTTTGCGGGATTCTCCAGCATCGC contains:
- a CDS encoding bifunctional folylpolyglutamate synthase/dihydrofolate synthase produces the protein MIDLELAVDAALKRFERFNPTDRVLTLDRLLVVLETLGNPHLDLPPTIHVAGTNGKGSTTAFMRAMAEAAGLKVHVSTSPHLVRFNERIRLAGELISDAELVKYLDRVEQALEGRDITHFEATQAAAFLAFHEVPADLLILEVGLGGRYDASNVIEKSAVSVITPIDFDHMQFLGNTIEKIASDKAGILKPGCPGVSAIQRPEARSSIEAEALKVGTEVSFLTPEDVAAIFPPLGLAGKHQFSNAALAAKALRQWGHPAIDDRAILTGCATANWPARMQRLSDGPVTAMAGGHPVWLDGGHNPHAARAISETLDDLDREEPARRTMLVSAMLATKDAAGFFSELARPGLKVFTTEVVDNEFTASAEDLAEAAREGGVEATACPSFEAAMKAALEAGAERILICGSLYLAGDVLRQNGDLPK